From the Oncorhynchus nerka isolate Pitt River linkage group LG28, Oner_Uvic_2.0, whole genome shotgun sequence genome, one window contains:
- the LOC115113196 gene encoding pleckstrin homology domain-containing family A member 1-like isoform X8 has product MPYVDRQNRICGFLDIEENESSGKFLRRYFILDTQPGSLVWYMDNPQNLPIGADCVGSLKLTYISKVSDATKQRPKAEFCFVINAGMRKFFLQANDQQDLVEWVNALNKATKITVPKSCNAQQNVENQKALLDILGPKKQVSYRTDIIGGVPIITQTQQEGGEGQEGSERELLRRSYSQLPYFLGRPTQDRAVIKSGYCVKQGAVMRNWKRRYFLLEDNTMSYFKSDLEKEPLRMIPLKEVHKVQECKQRICISSDIMMRDNLFEVVTTSRTFYIQADSPEEMHSWIKAVSGAIVAQRGPGRSAATMRQARRLSNPCIQRYTARIGECSTSTVAVPPLPHSTAANRGPPSLARPYLQCHPTQGVLLSRAVHARSLAWDSEHFMSLLPRPNHARLSLQETRLSK; this is encoded by the exons ATGCCTTACGTGGATCGGCAGAACCGGATCTGTGGCTTCCTGGACATCGAAGAAAACGAGAGCAGTGGGAAGTTCCTGCGCCGCTACTTCATCCTGGACACCCAGCCGGGCAGCCTGGTGTGGTACATGGATAACCCTCag AACCTGCCCATTGGTGCGGACTGTGTTGGCTCACTCAAACTCACATACATCTCCAAG GTCAGCGACGCCACTAAGCAGAGACCAAAGGCGGAGTTTTGCTTTG TCATCAATGCTGGCATGAGGAAATTCTTCCTCCAGGCCAATGATCAGCAGGACCTGGTGGAATGGGTGAATGCTCTCAACAAGGCCACCAAAATCACT GTGCCAAAGTCATGTAATGCCCAACAGAATGTGGAGAACCAGAAAGCTCTTCTGGACATCCTGGGACCCAAGAAGCAGGTCTCCTACAGGACTGACATCATTGGGGGAGTTCCCATCATCACCCAGACGCAG caggaagggggagagggccAGGAGGGTTCGGAGCGTGAGTTGCTGCGGAGGTCGTACAGCCAGCTGCCATACTTCCTGGGCAGGCCGACCCAGGACCGGGCGGTCATCAAGTCTGGATACTGTGTGAAGCAGGGAGCTGTG ATGAGAAATTGGAAAAGAAGATATTTCTTACTGGAGGATAACACCATGAGTTACTTCAAATCAGATCTG gagAAGGAGCCTCTGAGAATGATTCCATTGAAGGAGGTCCACAAAGTTCAGGAGTGCAAACAGAG GATTTGTATTTCCAGTGACATCATGATGAGGGATAATCTCTTTGAGGTCGTCACCACTTCTAGGACTTTTTACATCCAG GCTGACAGTCCAGAGGAGATGCACAGCTGGATCAAGGCTGTCTCTGGTGCCATCGTAGCCCAGCGGGGACCTGGGAGATCTGCAGCCACA ATGCGGCAGGCCAGACGGCTGTCAAACCCCTGTATACAGAGGTATACGGCCCGAATCGGGGAGTGCAGCAC GAGCACTGTGGCCGTTCCTCCCCTTCCACATTCTACCGCAGCCAACCGGGGTCCCCCGTCCCTCGCTCGCCCATATCTGCAGTGCCACCCTACCCAGGGTGTCCTTCTGTCGCGGGCAGTGCACGCTCGGAGCCTTGCGTGGGACAGCGAGCACTTCATGAGCCTCCTGCCGCGACCCAACCACGCCCGA
- the LOC115113196 gene encoding pleckstrin homology domain-containing family A member 1-like isoform X2 codes for MPYVDRQNRICGFLDIEENESSGKFLRRYFILDTQPGSLVWYMDNPQNLPIGADCVGSLKLTYISKVSDATKQRPKAEFCFVINAGMRKFFLQANDQQDLVEWVNALNKATKITVPKSCNAQQNVENQKALLDILGPKKQVSYRTDIIGGVPIITQTQQEGGEGQEGSERELLRRSYSQLPYFLGRPTQDRAVIKSGYCVKQGAVMRNWKRRYFLLEDNTMSYFKSDLEKEPLRMIPLKEVHKVQECKQRICISSDIMMRDNLFEVVTTSRTFYIQADSPEEMHSWIKAVSGAIVAQRGPGRSAATMRQARRLSNPCIQRYTARIGECSTLLQLCTCLRCLTSCLSLVLPPVRCLRSTVAVPPLPHSTAANRGPPSLARPYLQCHPTQGVLLSRAVHARSLAWDSEHFMSLLPRPNHARLSLQETRLSK; via the exons ATGCCTTACGTGGATCGGCAGAACCGGATCTGTGGCTTCCTGGACATCGAAGAAAACGAGAGCAGTGGGAAGTTCCTGCGCCGCTACTTCATCCTGGACACCCAGCCGGGCAGCCTGGTGTGGTACATGGATAACCCTCag AACCTGCCCATTGGTGCGGACTGTGTTGGCTCACTCAAACTCACATACATCTCCAAG GTCAGCGACGCCACTAAGCAGAGACCAAAGGCGGAGTTTTGCTTTG TCATCAATGCTGGCATGAGGAAATTCTTCCTCCAGGCCAATGATCAGCAGGACCTGGTGGAATGGGTGAATGCTCTCAACAAGGCCACCAAAATCACT GTGCCAAAGTCATGTAATGCCCAACAGAATGTGGAGAACCAGAAAGCTCTTCTGGACATCCTGGGACCCAAGAAGCAGGTCTCCTACAGGACTGACATCATTGGGGGAGTTCCCATCATCACCCAGACGCAG caggaagggggagagggccAGGAGGGTTCGGAGCGTGAGTTGCTGCGGAGGTCGTACAGCCAGCTGCCATACTTCCTGGGCAGGCCGACCCAGGACCGGGCGGTCATCAAGTCTGGATACTGTGTGAAGCAGGGAGCTGTG ATGAGAAATTGGAAAAGAAGATATTTCTTACTGGAGGATAACACCATGAGTTACTTCAAATCAGATCTG gagAAGGAGCCTCTGAGAATGATTCCATTGAAGGAGGTCCACAAAGTTCAGGAGTGCAAACAGAG GATTTGTATTTCCAGTGACATCATGATGAGGGATAATCTCTTTGAGGTCGTCACCACTTCTAGGACTTTTTACATCCAG GCTGACAGTCCAGAGGAGATGCACAGCTGGATCAAGGCTGTCTCTGGTGCCATCGTAGCCCAGCGGGGACCTGGGAGATCTGCAGCCACA ATGCGGCAGGCCAGACGGCTGTCAAACCCCTGTATACAGAGGTATACGGCCCGAATCGGGGAGTGCAGCAC tcTCCTGCAGCTGTGTACCTGTCTTAGATGTCTCACATCCTGCCTGTCTCTAGTTCTACCTCCTGTCCGctgcct caGGAGCACTGTGGCCGTTCCTCCCCTTCCACATTCTACCGCAGCCAACCGGGGTCCCCCGTCCCTCGCTCGCCCATATCTGCAGTGCCACCCTACCCAGGGTGTCCTTCTGTCGCGGGCAGTGCACGCTCGGAGCCTTGCGTGGGACAGCGAGCACTTCATGAGCCTCCTGCCGCGACCCAACCACGCCCGA
- the LOC115113196 gene encoding pleckstrin homology domain-containing family A member 1-like isoform X7: protein MPYVDRQNRICGFLDIEENESSGKFLRRYFILDTQPGSLVWYMDNPQNLPIGADCVGSLKLTYISKVSDATKQRPKAEFCFVINAGMRKFFLQANDQQDLVEWVNALNKATKITVPKSCNAQQNVENQKALLDILGPKKQVSYRTDIIGGVPIITQTQQEGGEGQEGSERELLRRSYSQLPYFLGRPTQDRAVIKSGYCVKQGAVMRNWKRRYFLLEDNTMSYFKSDLEKEPLRMIPLKEVHKVQECKQRICISSDIMMRDNLFEVVTTSRTFYIQADSPEEMHSWIKAVSGAIVAQRGPGRSAATMRQARRLSNPCIQRYTARIGECSTRSTVAVPPLPHSTAANRGPPSLARPYLQCHPTQGVLLSRAVHARSLAWDSEHFMSLLPRPNHARLSLQETRLSK from the exons ATGCCTTACGTGGATCGGCAGAACCGGATCTGTGGCTTCCTGGACATCGAAGAAAACGAGAGCAGTGGGAAGTTCCTGCGCCGCTACTTCATCCTGGACACCCAGCCGGGCAGCCTGGTGTGGTACATGGATAACCCTCag AACCTGCCCATTGGTGCGGACTGTGTTGGCTCACTCAAACTCACATACATCTCCAAG GTCAGCGACGCCACTAAGCAGAGACCAAAGGCGGAGTTTTGCTTTG TCATCAATGCTGGCATGAGGAAATTCTTCCTCCAGGCCAATGATCAGCAGGACCTGGTGGAATGGGTGAATGCTCTCAACAAGGCCACCAAAATCACT GTGCCAAAGTCATGTAATGCCCAACAGAATGTGGAGAACCAGAAAGCTCTTCTGGACATCCTGGGACCCAAGAAGCAGGTCTCCTACAGGACTGACATCATTGGGGGAGTTCCCATCATCACCCAGACGCAG caggaagggggagagggccAGGAGGGTTCGGAGCGTGAGTTGCTGCGGAGGTCGTACAGCCAGCTGCCATACTTCCTGGGCAGGCCGACCCAGGACCGGGCGGTCATCAAGTCTGGATACTGTGTGAAGCAGGGAGCTGTG ATGAGAAATTGGAAAAGAAGATATTTCTTACTGGAGGATAACACCATGAGTTACTTCAAATCAGATCTG gagAAGGAGCCTCTGAGAATGATTCCATTGAAGGAGGTCCACAAAGTTCAGGAGTGCAAACAGAG GATTTGTATTTCCAGTGACATCATGATGAGGGATAATCTCTTTGAGGTCGTCACCACTTCTAGGACTTTTTACATCCAG GCTGACAGTCCAGAGGAGATGCACAGCTGGATCAAGGCTGTCTCTGGTGCCATCGTAGCCCAGCGGGGACCTGGGAGATCTGCAGCCACA ATGCGGCAGGCCAGACGGCTGTCAAACCCCTGTATACAGAGGTATACGGCCCGAATCGGGGAGTGCAGCAC caGGAGCACTGTGGCCGTTCCTCCCCTTCCACATTCTACCGCAGCCAACCGGGGTCCCCCGTCCCTCGCTCGCCCATATCTGCAGTGCCACCCTACCCAGGGTGTCCTTCTGTCGCGGGCAGTGCACGCTCGGAGCCTTGCGTGGGACAGCGAGCACTTCATGAGCCTCCTGCCGCGACCCAACCACGCCCGA
- the LOC115113196 gene encoding pleckstrin homology domain-containing family A member 1-like isoform X3 — MPYVDRQNRICGFLDIEENESSGKFLRRYFILDTQPGSLVWYMDNPQNLPIGADCVGSLKLTYISKVSDATKQRPKAEFCFVINAGMRKFFLQANDQQDLVEWVNALNKATKITVPKSCNAQQNVENQKALLDILGPKKQVSYRTDIIGGVPIITQTQQEGGEGQEGSERELLRRSYSQLPYFLGRPTQDRAVIKSGYCVKQGAVMRNWKRRYFLLEDNTMSYFKSDLEKEPLRMIPLKEVHKVQECKQSDIMMRDNLFEVVTTSRTFYIQADSPEEMHSWIKAVSGAIVAQRGPGRSAATMRQARRLSNPCIQRYTARIGECSTLLQLCTCLRCLTSCLSLVLPPVRCLRSTVAVPPLPHSTAANRGPPSLARPYLQCHPTQGVLLSRAVHARSLAWDSEHFMSLLPRPNHARLSLQETRLSK, encoded by the exons ATGCCTTACGTGGATCGGCAGAACCGGATCTGTGGCTTCCTGGACATCGAAGAAAACGAGAGCAGTGGGAAGTTCCTGCGCCGCTACTTCATCCTGGACACCCAGCCGGGCAGCCTGGTGTGGTACATGGATAACCCTCag AACCTGCCCATTGGTGCGGACTGTGTTGGCTCACTCAAACTCACATACATCTCCAAG GTCAGCGACGCCACTAAGCAGAGACCAAAGGCGGAGTTTTGCTTTG TCATCAATGCTGGCATGAGGAAATTCTTCCTCCAGGCCAATGATCAGCAGGACCTGGTGGAATGGGTGAATGCTCTCAACAAGGCCACCAAAATCACT GTGCCAAAGTCATGTAATGCCCAACAGAATGTGGAGAACCAGAAAGCTCTTCTGGACATCCTGGGACCCAAGAAGCAGGTCTCCTACAGGACTGACATCATTGGGGGAGTTCCCATCATCACCCAGACGCAG caggaagggggagagggccAGGAGGGTTCGGAGCGTGAGTTGCTGCGGAGGTCGTACAGCCAGCTGCCATACTTCCTGGGCAGGCCGACCCAGGACCGGGCGGTCATCAAGTCTGGATACTGTGTGAAGCAGGGAGCTGTG ATGAGAAATTGGAAAAGAAGATATTTCTTACTGGAGGATAACACCATGAGTTACTTCAAATCAGATCTG gagAAGGAGCCTCTGAGAATGATTCCATTGAAGGAGGTCCACAAAGTTCAGGAGTGCAAACAGAG TGACATCATGATGAGGGATAATCTCTTTGAGGTCGTCACCACTTCTAGGACTTTTTACATCCAG GCTGACAGTCCAGAGGAGATGCACAGCTGGATCAAGGCTGTCTCTGGTGCCATCGTAGCCCAGCGGGGACCTGGGAGATCTGCAGCCACA ATGCGGCAGGCCAGACGGCTGTCAAACCCCTGTATACAGAGGTATACGGCCCGAATCGGGGAGTGCAGCAC tcTCCTGCAGCTGTGTACCTGTCTTAGATGTCTCACATCCTGCCTGTCTCTAGTTCTACCTCCTGTCCGctgcct caGGAGCACTGTGGCCGTTCCTCCCCTTCCACATTCTACCGCAGCCAACCGGGGTCCCCCGTCCCTCGCTCGCCCATATCTGCAGTGCCACCCTACCCAGGGTGTCCTTCTGTCGCGGGCAGTGCACGCTCGGAGCCTTGCGTGGGACAGCGAGCACTTCATGAGCCTCCTGCCGCGACCCAACCACGCCCGA
- the LOC115113196 gene encoding pleckstrin homology domain-containing family A member 1-like isoform X10, with amino-acid sequence MPYVDRQNRICGFLDIEENESSGKFLRRYFILDTQPGSLVWYMDNPQNLPIGADCVGSLKLTYISKVSDATKQRPKAEFCFVINAGMRKFFLQANDQQDLVEWVNALNKATKITVPKSCNAQQNVENQKALLDILGPKKQVSYRTDIIGGVPIITQTQQEGGEGQEGSERELLRRSYSQLPYFLGRPTQDRAVIKSGYCVKQGAVMRNWKRRYFLLEDNTMSYFKSDLEKEPLRMIPLKEVHKVQECKQSDIMMRDNLFEVVTTSRTFYIQADSPEEMHSWIKAVSGAIVAQRGPGRSAATRLKSDSEILTLKK; translated from the exons ATGCCTTACGTGGATCGGCAGAACCGGATCTGTGGCTTCCTGGACATCGAAGAAAACGAGAGCAGTGGGAAGTTCCTGCGCCGCTACTTCATCCTGGACACCCAGCCGGGCAGCCTGGTGTGGTACATGGATAACCCTCag AACCTGCCCATTGGTGCGGACTGTGTTGGCTCACTCAAACTCACATACATCTCCAAG GTCAGCGACGCCACTAAGCAGAGACCAAAGGCGGAGTTTTGCTTTG TCATCAATGCTGGCATGAGGAAATTCTTCCTCCAGGCCAATGATCAGCAGGACCTGGTGGAATGGGTGAATGCTCTCAACAAGGCCACCAAAATCACT GTGCCAAAGTCATGTAATGCCCAACAGAATGTGGAGAACCAGAAAGCTCTTCTGGACATCCTGGGACCCAAGAAGCAGGTCTCCTACAGGACTGACATCATTGGGGGAGTTCCCATCATCACCCAGACGCAG caggaagggggagagggccAGGAGGGTTCGGAGCGTGAGTTGCTGCGGAGGTCGTACAGCCAGCTGCCATACTTCCTGGGCAGGCCGACCCAGGACCGGGCGGTCATCAAGTCTGGATACTGTGTGAAGCAGGGAGCTGTG ATGAGAAATTGGAAAAGAAGATATTTCTTACTGGAGGATAACACCATGAGTTACTTCAAATCAGATCTG gagAAGGAGCCTCTGAGAATGATTCCATTGAAGGAGGTCCACAAAGTTCAGGAGTGCAAACAGAG TGACATCATGATGAGGGATAATCTCTTTGAGGTCGTCACCACTTCTAGGACTTTTTACATCCAG GCTGACAGTCCAGAGGAGATGCACAGCTGGATCAAGGCTGTCTCTGGTGCCATCGTAGCCCAGCGGGGACCTGGGAGATCTGCAGCCACA agatTGAAATCTGACAGTGAAATACTAACTTTAAAAAAATGA
- the LOC115113196 gene encoding pleckstrin homology domain-containing family A member 1-like isoform X9: MPYVDRQNRICGFLDIEENESSGKFLRRYFILDTQPGSLVWYMDNPQNLPIGADCVGSLKLTYISKVSDATKQRPKAEFCFVINAGMRKFFLQANDQQDLVEWVNALNKATKITVPKSCNAQQNVENQKALLDILGPKKQVSYRTDIIGGVPIITQTQQEGGEGQEGSERELLRRSYSQLPYFLGRPTQDRAVIKSGYCVKQGAVMRNWKRRYFLLEDNTMSYFKSDLEKEPLRMIPLKEVHKVQECKQRICISSDIMMRDNLFEVVTTSRTFYIQADSPEEMHSWIKAVSGAIVAQRGPGRSAATRLKSDSEILTLKK; this comes from the exons ATGCCTTACGTGGATCGGCAGAACCGGATCTGTGGCTTCCTGGACATCGAAGAAAACGAGAGCAGTGGGAAGTTCCTGCGCCGCTACTTCATCCTGGACACCCAGCCGGGCAGCCTGGTGTGGTACATGGATAACCCTCag AACCTGCCCATTGGTGCGGACTGTGTTGGCTCACTCAAACTCACATACATCTCCAAG GTCAGCGACGCCACTAAGCAGAGACCAAAGGCGGAGTTTTGCTTTG TCATCAATGCTGGCATGAGGAAATTCTTCCTCCAGGCCAATGATCAGCAGGACCTGGTGGAATGGGTGAATGCTCTCAACAAGGCCACCAAAATCACT GTGCCAAAGTCATGTAATGCCCAACAGAATGTGGAGAACCAGAAAGCTCTTCTGGACATCCTGGGACCCAAGAAGCAGGTCTCCTACAGGACTGACATCATTGGGGGAGTTCCCATCATCACCCAGACGCAG caggaagggggagagggccAGGAGGGTTCGGAGCGTGAGTTGCTGCGGAGGTCGTACAGCCAGCTGCCATACTTCCTGGGCAGGCCGACCCAGGACCGGGCGGTCATCAAGTCTGGATACTGTGTGAAGCAGGGAGCTGTG ATGAGAAATTGGAAAAGAAGATATTTCTTACTGGAGGATAACACCATGAGTTACTTCAAATCAGATCTG gagAAGGAGCCTCTGAGAATGATTCCATTGAAGGAGGTCCACAAAGTTCAGGAGTGCAAACAGAG GATTTGTATTTCCAGTGACATCATGATGAGGGATAATCTCTTTGAGGTCGTCACCACTTCTAGGACTTTTTACATCCAG GCTGACAGTCCAGAGGAGATGCACAGCTGGATCAAGGCTGTCTCTGGTGCCATCGTAGCCCAGCGGGGACCTGGGAGATCTGCAGCCACA agatTGAAATCTGACAGTGAAATACTAACTTTAAAAAAATGA
- the LOC115113196 gene encoding pleckstrin homology domain-containing family A member 1-like isoform X1 — protein MPYVDRQNRICGFLDIEENESSGKFLRRYFILDTQPGSLVWYMDNPQNLPIGADCVGSLKLTYISKVSDATKQRPKAEFCFVINAGMRKFFLQANDQQDLVEWVNALNKATKITVPKSCNAQQNVENQKALLDILGPKKQVSYRTDIIGGVPIITQTQQEGGEGQEGSERELLRRSYSQLPYFLGRPTQDRAVIKSGYCVKQGAVMRNWKRRYFLLEDNTMSYFKSDLEKEPLRMIPLKEVHKVQECKQRICISSDIMMRDNLFEVVTTSRTFYIQADSPEEMHSWIKAVSGAIVAQRGPGRSAATMRQARRLSNPCIQRYTARIGECSTLLQLCTCLRCLTSCLSLVLPPVRCLYVCLLSQTVDLHNPVNFSFSKPRQLASLNECCLWELNPSLLNIKKQFSCWCVLCSAYLYDDDFCISTCTLKLLN, from the exons ATGCCTTACGTGGATCGGCAGAACCGGATCTGTGGCTTCCTGGACATCGAAGAAAACGAGAGCAGTGGGAAGTTCCTGCGCCGCTACTTCATCCTGGACACCCAGCCGGGCAGCCTGGTGTGGTACATGGATAACCCTCag AACCTGCCCATTGGTGCGGACTGTGTTGGCTCACTCAAACTCACATACATCTCCAAG GTCAGCGACGCCACTAAGCAGAGACCAAAGGCGGAGTTTTGCTTTG TCATCAATGCTGGCATGAGGAAATTCTTCCTCCAGGCCAATGATCAGCAGGACCTGGTGGAATGGGTGAATGCTCTCAACAAGGCCACCAAAATCACT GTGCCAAAGTCATGTAATGCCCAACAGAATGTGGAGAACCAGAAAGCTCTTCTGGACATCCTGGGACCCAAGAAGCAGGTCTCCTACAGGACTGACATCATTGGGGGAGTTCCCATCATCACCCAGACGCAG caggaagggggagagggccAGGAGGGTTCGGAGCGTGAGTTGCTGCGGAGGTCGTACAGCCAGCTGCCATACTTCCTGGGCAGGCCGACCCAGGACCGGGCGGTCATCAAGTCTGGATACTGTGTGAAGCAGGGAGCTGTG ATGAGAAATTGGAAAAGAAGATATTTCTTACTGGAGGATAACACCATGAGTTACTTCAAATCAGATCTG gagAAGGAGCCTCTGAGAATGATTCCATTGAAGGAGGTCCACAAAGTTCAGGAGTGCAAACAGAG GATTTGTATTTCCAGTGACATCATGATGAGGGATAATCTCTTTGAGGTCGTCACCACTTCTAGGACTTTTTACATCCAG GCTGACAGTCCAGAGGAGATGCACAGCTGGATCAAGGCTGTCTCTGGTGCCATCGTAGCCCAGCGGGGACCTGGGAGATCTGCAGCCACA ATGCGGCAGGCCAGACGGCTGTCAAACCCCTGTATACAGAGGTATACGGCCCGAATCGGGGAGTGCAGCAC tcTCCTGCAGCTGTGTACCTGTCTTAGATGTCTCACATCCTGCCTGTCTCTAGTTCTACCTCCTGTCCGctgcctgtatgtgtgtttactctCTCAAACTGTTGACTTGCATAACCCAGTTAACTTCTCATTTTCTAAGCCAAGACAACTTGCAAGTCTGAATGAATGTTGTCTTTGGGAACTAAACCCTAGTCTTCTTAACATCAAAAAACAGTTTAGCTGTTGGTGTGTTTTGTGTTCTGCATATTTGTATGATGACGACTTCTGTATAAGCACATGTACTCTGAAGCTCTTAAACTAA